One window from the genome of Roseomonas haemaphysalidis encodes:
- a CDS encoding glycosyltransferase family 4 protein gives MILCVMRIPPDQNGHGGSQRAWFLLNALCQLGPVHFVLISRKNDWDVSTTSLKSIEGLVESVTKIDIPEWEPTSRRQIGPLEGGWIDVAKMRSQDAPKISAGGLQRIAGQLPIRAADLVFAGRLPSAIIVQALIDKGLLSVKHRFVDFDDLMSKFKVRQLQTESRNLARQGRMLLQFDAAYLRAAEKRIARGWDGASVCTDEDVDALRTAHPAAHIVKIPNVIDREQLPAPAPAATGKVRLLFVGNLAFLPNVQGFQLFLEQAWPAIRAALPEAELTVVGLNPSPQMLRLVAEHDLPLHPNVPSMVPYYAAADMVIVPILVGSGTRIKILEAMAYGRAIVSTAMGAEGLGLEDGRHARIVGGMEDFATAVIELANDVPARQRMVEAARAFQQENYGPAAMTRAIGSALADMTAAPAPRSAGAQGD, from the coding sequence CCGCCGGATCAGAACGGGCATGGCGGCTCCCAGCGGGCGTGGTTCCTGCTGAACGCGCTGTGCCAGCTCGGGCCAGTGCATTTCGTGCTGATCAGCCGCAAGAACGACTGGGACGTGTCCACGACCTCCCTGAAGTCGATCGAGGGGCTGGTCGAGTCCGTCACCAAGATCGACATCCCGGAATGGGAGCCGACCAGCCGCCGGCAGATCGGCCCGCTGGAAGGCGGTTGGATCGACGTGGCCAAGATGCGTTCCCAGGATGCGCCCAAGATCTCCGCCGGCGGGTTGCAGCGCATCGCCGGGCAGCTGCCCATCCGCGCCGCGGACCTCGTCTTCGCCGGGCGGCTGCCCAGCGCGATCATCGTGCAGGCCCTGATCGACAAGGGCCTGCTGTCCGTGAAGCACCGCTTCGTCGATTTCGACGACCTGATGTCGAAGTTCAAGGTCCGACAGCTGCAGACCGAAAGCCGCAACCTGGCGCGCCAGGGACGGATGCTGTTGCAGTTTGACGCCGCCTATCTGCGGGCGGCCGAGAAGCGCATCGCCCGCGGCTGGGACGGCGCCAGCGTGTGCACGGACGAGGATGTGGACGCCCTGCGCACCGCCCACCCGGCGGCGCATATCGTCAAGATTCCCAACGTCATCGATCGCGAGCAGCTGCCCGCCCCCGCCCCGGCCGCCACCGGCAAGGTGCGGCTCCTGTTCGTCGGCAACCTGGCCTTTCTGCCCAACGTGCAGGGCTTCCAGCTGTTTCTGGAACAGGCCTGGCCGGCCATCCGCGCCGCCTTGCCGGAAGCCGAGCTCACGGTGGTCGGCCTGAACCCCTCGCCGCAGATGCTGCGGCTGGTGGCGGAGCACGACCTGCCGCTGCACCCCAACGTGCCGAGCATGGTGCCGTATTACGCGGCGGCGGACATGGTGATCGTGCCGATCCTGGTCGGCAGCGGCACCCGCATCAAGATCCTGGAAGCGATGGCCTATGGCCGCGCCATCGTGTCCACCGCCATGGGCGCCGAGGGCCTGGGGCTGGAGGACGGCCGCCACGCGCGCATCGTGGGCGGCATGGAAGACTTCGCCACGGCCGTGATCGAGCTTGCCAACGACGTGCCCGCCCGCCAGCGGATGGTGGAGGCGGCGCGCGCCTTCCAGCAGGAGAACTACGGCCCGGCCGCCATGACCAGGGCCATCGGTTCGGCCCTGGCGGACATGACCGCGGCGCCCGCCCCGCGCAGCGCGGGCGCCCAGGGCGACTGA
- a CDS encoding NifU family protein, with amino-acid sequence MFIETEATPNPATLKFLPGQDVMGTRGTADFANAESAARSPLAEALFGLDGVARVFLGSDFVTVTKTDAADWQALRPVVLGTIMEHSMAGRPVLLGEDGEADDVEDTDPADAEVVAQIKELLDTRVRPAVAGDGGDIVFRGFRDGIVKLRMQGACSGCPSSRATLKHGVENMLRHYVPEVTAVEQVEA; translated from the coding sequence ATGTTCATCGAAACCGAAGCCACCCCCAACCCCGCCACCCTGAAGTTTCTGCCCGGCCAGGACGTGATGGGCACCCGCGGCACCGCTGACTTCGCCAATGCCGAATCGGCCGCCCGCAGCCCGCTGGCCGAGGCGCTGTTCGGCCTGGACGGCGTGGCCCGGGTGTTCCTGGGCAGCGACTTCGTCACCGTCACCAAGACCGACGCCGCCGACTGGCAGGCGCTGCGCCCGGTGGTGCTGGGCACCATCATGGAGCACAGCATGGCCGGCCGCCCCGTGCTGCTGGGCGAGGATGGCGAGGCCGACGACGTGGAGGACACCGACCCGGCGGATGCCGAGGTGGTGGCCCAGATCAAGGAGCTGCTGGACACCCGGGTGCGCCCGGCGGTGGCCGGCGATGGCGGCGACATCGTGTTCCGCGGCTTCCGCGACGGCATCGTCAAGCTGCGCATGCAGGGCGCCTGCTCGGGCTGCCCGTCGTCCCGCGCCACGCTGAAGCACGGCGTGGAGAACATGCTGCGCCACTACGTGCCGGAAGTGACGGCGGTGGAGCAGGTCGAGGCCTGA
- a CDS encoding malonic semialdehyde reductase — protein sequence MADTIDSTALDQLFLGARTANKWQERDVPEAKLTELYDLLKMGPTSANASPARFVFIRSAEGKEKLRPALSAGNLEKTMTAPVVAIVAYDLAFYDRLPFLFPHADAKSWFTGSPAFAEQTAFRNSSLQGAYLIMAARAIGLDTGAMSGFDNAKVDAAFFEGTSWKSNFLVNLGYGDFSKAFDRLPRLPFEEAVKVV from the coding sequence ATGGCCGATACGATCGATTCCACCGCCCTGGACCAGCTGTTCCTGGGGGCGCGCACCGCCAACAAGTGGCAGGAGCGCGATGTCCCCGAAGCCAAGCTGACCGAGCTCTACGACCTGCTGAAGATGGGCCCCACCAGCGCCAACGCGAGCCCGGCCCGCTTTGTCTTCATCCGCTCGGCCGAGGGCAAGGAGAAGCTGCGCCCCGCCCTGTCCGCCGGCAACCTCGAGAAGACCATGACGGCGCCGGTGGTGGCGATCGTCGCCTATGACCTGGCCTTCTACGACCGCCTGCCCTTTCTGTTCCCGCACGCGGATGCCAAGAGCTGGTTCACCGGCAGCCCGGCCTTTGCCGAACAGACCGCGTTCCGCAACAGCTCCCTGCAGGGCGCCTACCTGATCATGGCGGCGCGCGCGATCGGGCTGGACACCGGGGCGATGAGCGGCTTCGACAACGCCAAGGTGGATGCCGCTTTCTTCGAGGGCACGAGCTGGAAGTCCAACTTCCTGGTCAACCTCGGCTACGGCGACTTCTCCAAGGCCTTCGACCGCCTGCCGCGCCTGCCCTTCGAGGAAGCCGTCAAGGTCGTCTGA
- a CDS encoding ABC transporter substrate-binding protein: MKNRLLSALAVAALVATAPTARAQTLRIALSAETTAADPHHYALAPNATLRNHVYDALTDVDAKLAVQPALAQSWERRDDRTWVFHLRRGVTFSDGAAFGARDVVFTYCRVLNNKSELVSSFSSNIRRLAAVEAVDDSTLLIRTTAPEPLLLSDLGTISILPRSLGRAEGARFSVADSCGGDAAGPWPQQEDFNNGTAAIGTGPYRQVSWARNATTVLRRNDHYWGRKPHWAEVRLTPVTQAGPRMATLLAGDQDVIEAPATADLPRLRSNGQFSLVTSPTTRLVFLQLDTARDPSPFVQGPNALRDPRVRQALSLALDRKALLERVMDGVATPAAQFLPDAMFGTIPGLPVLPYDPARARALLAEAGYPNGFSMTFHATNNRYINDSRLAQAMVQMWQRVGVKVELDAMPSAAFFGRRGKREFSMAMGGWGTEAGETLNFFRTWLGTTDPSRGVGGSNYGGWSDAAFDRDLNAALVQMDPPARSTLLQAAGRRALEQMPVIPVHFESATWGLRAGLSYPGRVNQTTLATEISPK; encoded by the coding sequence ATGAAGAACCGGCTCCTGTCCGCCCTGGCCGTGGCGGCGCTCGTCGCCACGGCCCCGACCGCGCGGGCGCAGACCCTGCGCATCGCCCTGTCCGCCGAAACCACGGCGGCCGACCCCCACCATTACGCGCTGGCCCCCAACGCGACGCTGCGCAACCACGTCTACGACGCGCTGACGGACGTGGACGCCAAGCTGGCCGTGCAGCCCGCCCTCGCCCAATCCTGGGAACGGCGGGACGACCGGACCTGGGTGTTCCACCTGCGGCGCGGCGTCACCTTTTCCGACGGCGCCGCCTTTGGGGCGCGGGACGTGGTCTTCACCTACTGCCGTGTGCTGAACAACAAGTCGGAGCTGGTGTCTTCCTTTTCCTCCAACATCCGCCGGCTGGCGGCGGTGGAGGCGGTGGACGACAGCACCCTGCTGATCCGCACGACGGCGCCGGAGCCGCTGCTGCTGTCCGACCTCGGCACCATCTCCATCCTGCCGCGCTCGCTGGGCCGGGCGGAAGGCGCGCGGTTCAGCGTGGCCGACAGTTGCGGCGGCGATGCCGCCGGCCCCTGGCCGCAGCAGGAGGACTTCAACAACGGCACCGCCGCCATTGGCACCGGCCCCTACCGGCAGGTGTCCTGGGCCCGCAACGCCACCACCGTGCTGAGGCGCAACGACCACTACTGGGGCCGGAAACCCCATTGGGCGGAAGTGCGGCTGACGCCCGTCACCCAGGCCGGGCCGCGCATGGCCACGCTGCTGGCCGGCGACCAGGACGTGATCGAGGCCCCCGCCACCGCCGACCTGCCGCGGCTGCGCAGCAACGGCCAGTTCAGCCTGGTCACCTCGCCCACCACCCGGCTGGTGTTCCTGCAGCTGGACACGGCGCGCGACCCTTCCCCCTTCGTGCAGGGCCCCAACGCCCTGCGGGACCCCCGGGTCCGGCAGGCGCTGTCCCTGGCGCTGGACCGCAAGGCACTGCTGGAGCGGGTGATGGACGGCGTGGCGACGCCGGCCGCGCAGTTCCTGCCGGATGCGATGTTCGGCACCATCCCCGGCCTGCCAGTGCTGCCCTACGACCCGGCCCGCGCCCGCGCGCTGCTGGCCGAGGCCGGCTACCCCAACGGCTTCAGCATGACCTTTCACGCCACCAACAACCGCTACATCAACGATTCGCGCCTGGCGCAGGCGATGGTGCAGATGTGGCAGCGCGTGGGCGTGAAGGTGGAACTGGACGCCATGCCCTCCGCCGCGTTCTTCGGCCGGCGCGGCAAGCGCGAGTTCTCCATGGCCATGGGCGGCTGGGGCACCGAGGCGGGCGAGACGCTGAACTTCTTTCGCACCTGGCTGGGCACCACGGATCCGTCGCGCGGCGTGGGCGGCAGCAACTACGGCGGCTGGTCGGACGCGGCCTTCGACCGCGACCTGAACGCGGCGCTGGTGCAGATGGACCCGCCCGCCCGCAGCACGCTGCTGCAGGCCGCCGGCCGCCGCGCGCTGGAGCAGATGCCGGTGATCCCGGTGCATTTCGAAAGCGCGACCTGGGGGCTGCGGGCCGGCCTCAGCTATCCCGGCCGCGTCAACCAGACCACCCTGGCCACCGAGATCAGCCCGAAATGA
- a CDS encoding alpha/beta hydrolase — MTLPASQTPDVLTPGILATALAAPGRASIPFLDPHSPDRPLVLECYRAPGHRPENPVVMVQHGMLRNGDEYCEAWIPTADRHGLLIVAPTFPADTWPGAGPYNDGNVLGGDGDLRPRESWSQAIPGRVFGLLRQAGLVARNKAYLWGHSAGGQFVHRLMATQDHAAFEAVAPANAGWYTLPTLDAPYPKGLGGIGLTRDDVARLLAYPMVIFAGDQDTETEGPSLPSHAAARAQGPHRFARAHAYLERGRAEAARLGVACNWRLVVVPGIGHEGMRMSGIAGDYWFDGKMPEAPTAPREIRKEL, encoded by the coding sequence ATGACCCTGCCCGCCTCCCAAACCCCCGATGTCTTGACGCCCGGCATCCTGGCCACGGCGCTGGCCGCCCCCGGCCGCGCTTCCATCCCGTTCCTGGACCCGCACAGCCCGGACCGGCCGCTGGTGCTGGAATGCTACCGTGCCCCCGGCCACCGGCCGGAAAACCCGGTGGTGATGGTGCAGCACGGCATGCTGCGCAACGGCGACGAGTATTGCGAGGCCTGGATCCCCACGGCTGACCGGCACGGGCTGCTGATCGTCGCCCCCACCTTTCCCGCCGACACCTGGCCCGGGGCCGGCCCCTACAACGACGGCAACGTCCTGGGCGGGGACGGCGATCTGCGCCCGCGCGAAAGCTGGTCACAGGCCATTCCCGGCCGGGTCTTCGGCCTGCTGCGGCAGGCGGGGCTGGTCGCGCGAAACAAGGCTTACCTGTGGGGCCATTCCGCCGGTGGCCAATTCGTCCACCGCCTGATGGCGACGCAGGACCACGCCGCCTTCGAGGCCGTGGCCCCCGCCAATGCCGGCTGGTACACCCTGCCCACCCTGGATGCCCCCTACCCCAAGGGCCTGGGCGGCATCGGCCTGACGCGAGACGACGTGGCCAGGTTGCTGGCCTACCCCATGGTGATCTTCGCCGGCGACCAGGACACCGAAACCGAAGGCCCCAGCCTGCCCAGCCATGCCGCCGCCAGGGCGCAGGGTCCGCACCGCTTCGCCCGGGCCCATGCCTATCTGGAGCGCGGCCGGGCGGAAGCCGCGCGGCTCGGCGTGGCGTGCAACTGGCGGCTGGTGGTGGTGCCGGGCATCGGCCACGAGGGCATGCGGATGTCGGGCATCGCGGGCGACTACTGGTTCGACGGCAAGATGCCGGAGGCCCCCACGGCGCCGCGCGAGATCCGCAAGGAGCTGTGA
- a CDS encoding response regulator transcription factor, whose amino-acid sequence MTGPRPILIVDDDAALRATLSEQLALDGEFAPIEAETSAEAAEQLLGPGSRCDAVLLDIGLPDGDGRELCARLRREGVKIPIIMLTGADGEQDVVRGLDAGANDYIAKPFRVAELLARLRAQLRVFDNSEDAVFVIGPYTFRPSAKLLLETAKNRKIRLTEKEAAILKFLYRAGGRAVARQILLNEVWGYNAAVTTHTLETHIYRLRQKIEPDPANASLLLTEGGGYRLDPQAGRAAA is encoded by the coding sequence ATGACCGGCCCGCGGCCGATCCTGATCGTGGACGATGACGCGGCTTTGCGCGCCACTTTGTCCGAGCAGCTGGCACTGGACGGAGAGTTCGCGCCCATCGAGGCCGAAACCTCCGCCGAGGCCGCCGAACAACTCCTCGGCCCGGGGTCGCGTTGCGACGCCGTGCTGCTGGATATCGGGCTGCCGGACGGTGACGGGCGCGAGCTTTGCGCACGCCTGCGGCGCGAAGGGGTCAAGATCCCGATCATCATGCTGACCGGCGCGGATGGCGAGCAGGACGTGGTGCGCGGGCTCGATGCCGGCGCCAACGACTACATCGCCAAGCCCTTCCGGGTGGCCGAGCTGCTGGCGCGGCTGCGGGCCCAGCTGCGCGTGTTCGACAATTCCGAGGACGCTGTCTTCGTGATCGGGCCCTACACCTTCCGCCCCTCGGCCAAGCTGCTGCTGGAAACCGCCAAGAACCGCAAGATCCGGCTGACCGAGAAGGAAGCCGCGATCCTGAAGTTCCTGTACCGCGCCGGTGGCCGGGCGGTGGCCCGGCAGATCCTGCTGAACGAGGTCTGGGGCTACAACGCCGCCGTGACCACGCACACGCTGGAAACGCACATCTACCGGCTGCGGCAGAAGATCGAGCCGGACCCGGCCAATGCCTCGCTGCTGCTGACCGAGGGCGGCGGCTACCGCCTGGACCCGCAGGCGGGACGCGCGGCGGCCTGA
- a CDS encoding GTP cyclohydrolase II has translation MSSQGPAAAAFPTAGTAMPQSTATTEPAIALVADPLSLALRQVHRAASDLRRGTPVLLQPAPGSGAAGLLVAAAETVGARGLAEMASLATLPATLLLAPSRAAAVLHRPIPSVVGESRNGQEAPVALALPAALLQPEQLRGLADPVAEQLMPALAELVPAPPLSFAALVLAKLGRLLPALVAVQVPDAGLPRAASLGIMALAAEDVLAYPATAATSLTRVAEARVPLQDATDSRIIAFRAADGGIEHLAILVGDPEGLAAAGGAPLARVHSECFTGDLLGSLRCDCGPQLRGAIARMAADGAGVLLYLAQEGRGIGLVNKLRAYTLQDQGLDTLDANRALGYGADERGFLVAATMLRALGMTRVRLLTNNPDKLAGLAACGIDVAGREPHQIAANGVNDAYLDTKATRFGHLLR, from the coding sequence ATGAGCAGTCAAGGCCCGGCGGCGGCCGCCTTTCCCACGGCCGGCACCGCCATGCCTCAGTCCACCGCCACCACCGAACCCGCCATCGCCCTGGTGGCGGACCCTTTGAGCCTGGCGCTGCGTCAGGTCCACCGTGCTGCCAGCGACCTGCGGCGCGGCACGCCGGTGCTGCTGCAGCCCGCGCCCGGCAGCGGCGCGGCGGGGCTGCTGGTGGCGGCGGCGGAAACCGTGGGCGCCCGCGGCCTGGCCGAGATGGCGTCCCTGGCAACCTTGCCGGCCACGCTGCTGCTGGCGCCGAGCCGCGCCGCCGCCGTGCTGCACCGCCCGATCCCCAGCGTCGTCGGGGAAAGCCGCAACGGCCAGGAAGCGCCGGTGGCCCTGGCGCTGCCGGCCGCGCTGCTGCAGCCCGAGCAATTGCGCGGGCTGGCCGACCCGGTGGCCGAGCAGCTGATGCCGGCGCTGGCCGAGCTGGTTCCGGCGCCGCCCTTGTCCTTTGCGGCCCTGGTGCTGGCCAAGCTGGGCCGCCTGTTGCCGGCGCTGGTGGCCGTGCAGGTGCCAGATGCCGGGCTGCCGCGCGCCGCGTCGCTCGGCATCATGGCCCTGGCGGCCGAGGACGTGCTGGCCTACCCCGCCACCGCCGCCACCAGCCTGACCCGCGTGGCCGAGGCCCGCGTGCCGCTGCAGGACGCCACGGACAGCCGCATCATCGCGTTTCGGGCCGCCGACGGCGGGATCGAGCACCTGGCCATCCTGGTGGGCGACCCGGAAGGGCTGGCCGCCGCCGGCGGCGCGCCGCTGGCGCGGGTGCATTCCGAATGCTTCACCGGCGACCTGCTGGGCAGCCTGCGCTGCGACTGCGGGCCGCAGCTGCGCGGTGCCATTGCCCGCATGGCGGCGGACGGCGCCGGGGTGCTGCTGTACCTGGCGCAGGAAGGCCGCGGCATCGGCCTGGTCAACAAGCTGCGGGCCTATACCCTGCAGGACCAGGGGCTGGACACGCTGGATGCCAACCGCGCGCTGGGCTACGGCGCCGATGAGCGCGGCTTTCTGGTTGCCGCCACCATGCTGCGCGCGCTGGGCATGACCCGCGTGCGGCTGCTGACCAACAATCCGGACAAGCTGGCCGGCCTGGCCGCCTGCGGTATCGACGTCGCGGGGCGGGAGCCGCACCAGATCGCCGCCAACGGCGTCAACGATGCCTATCTGGACACCAAGGCGACCCGCTTCGGTCACCTGCTGCGGTGA
- a CDS encoding L,D-transpeptidase family protein → MLRLRDRAFRCALGRGGIAAHKMEGDGATPAGLLPLRRVLYRADRLPAPACAVPVEPIGLRDGWCDDPRDPAYNRPVRLPHDGRHEELWRSDAVYDIVAVLGWNDAPVVRDRGSAIFLHLARPGYPPTEGCVALALEDLRAVLGMRLSAITVPG, encoded by the coding sequence GTGCTGCGCCTGCGCGACCGGGCGTTCCGTTGCGCGCTGGGCCGCGGCGGCATCGCCGCGCACAAGATGGAAGGCGACGGCGCCACCCCCGCCGGCCTGCTGCCGCTGCGCCGCGTGCTGTACCGCGCCGACCGCCTGCCCGCCCCCGCCTGCGCCGTGCCGGTGGAGCCGATCGGCCTGCGGGACGGCTGGTGCGACGACCCGCGTGACCCTGCCTACAACCGCCCCGTGCGGCTGCCCCACGACGGCCGCCACGAGGAGCTGTGGCGCAGCGACGCGGTCTACGACATCGTCGCCGTGCTCGGCTGGAACGATGCCCCGGTGGTCCGCGACCGGGGCAGCGCGATCTTTCTGCACCTCGCCCGCCCGGGCTATCCGCCGACGGAAGGCTGCGTGGCGCTGGCGCTGGAGGATCTGCGCGCGGTGCTGGGCATGAGGCTGAGCGCGATCACCGTTCCCGGATAA